A stretch of the Streptomyces ortus genome encodes the following:
- a CDS encoding Lrp/AsnC family transcriptional regulator yields MGIDRLDGRLLVLLAEEPRIGVLEMSRRLGVARGTVQARLDRLQSNGVIRGFGPQVDPTALGYPVTAFATLQIRQGQGTDVRAHLATVPEVLELHTTTGGGDMLCRLVARSNADLQRVIDRVVGFDGIVRASTAIVMENPVPLRVIPLVEQAARDGDG; encoded by the coding sequence GTGGGGATCGATCGTTTGGACGGGCGGCTTCTCGTGCTGCTGGCCGAGGAGCCGCGGATCGGTGTGCTGGAGATGTCCCGTCGGCTCGGGGTCGCGCGCGGGACCGTGCAGGCGCGGCTGGACCGCCTTCAGTCGAATGGCGTCATCCGGGGATTCGGCCCGCAGGTGGATCCCACGGCCCTCGGATATCCCGTCACCGCTTTCGCGACCCTCCAGATCCGGCAGGGTCAAGGCACGGACGTACGGGCGCACTTGGCGACCGTGCCCGAGGTGCTGGAGCTGCACACGACCACGGGCGGCGGGGACATGCTGTGCCGGCTCGTGGCTCGCTCCAACGCCGATCTTCAACGGGTGATCGACCGGGTTGTCGGTTTTGATGGCATCGTCCGGGCCTCCACGGCGATCGTCATGGAGAACCCCGTTCCGCTGCGGGTCATTCCGCTGGTGGAGCAGGCGGCGCGGGACGGTGACGGCTGA
- a CDS encoding ABC transporter permease has protein sequence MNFWEYLGSRHQQLLADAFQHASAVFQCMVVATVVGVVIGVVTYRSDWAGNLATITTATLLTIPSLAMIGLLIPVVGLGVPPTVIALTLYGLLPIVRNSIVGLRGVDPSLVDAATGIGMSRLARLVRVELPLAWPPILTGIRVSTQMLMGIAAIAAYASGPGLGNEIFRGIASLGSKNALNQVLAGTLGIIVLALLFDAAYVLIGRLTIPRGIRV, from the coding sequence GTGAACTTCTGGGAGTACCTCGGCAGTCGTCATCAGCAGCTCCTCGCCGATGCCTTTCAGCACGCCAGCGCCGTCTTCCAGTGCATGGTCGTCGCCACGGTCGTAGGGGTGGTGATCGGCGTGGTCACCTATCGCAGCGACTGGGCCGGGAACCTCGCCACGATCACCACGGCGACCCTGCTGACCATTCCCTCGCTCGCCATGATCGGTCTGCTGATCCCGGTGGTGGGACTGGGTGTGCCGCCCACGGTGATCGCCCTGACCCTGTACGGGCTGCTGCCCATCGTGCGGAACTCGATCGTCGGGCTGCGCGGGGTCGACCCGTCGCTGGTGGACGCGGCGACCGGCATCGGGATGTCGCGGCTCGCCCGGCTCGTACGCGTCGAACTGCCGTTGGCCTGGCCGCCGATCCTGACCGGGATCCGGGTCTCCACGCAGATGCTGATGGGCATCGCCGCGATCGCCGCGTACGCCTCGGGGCCGGGTCTCGGCAATGAGATCTTCCGCGGTATCGCCTCCCTGGGCAGCAAGAACGCGCTCAACCAAGTCCTCGCGGGCACGCTCGGGATCATCGTCCTGGCGCTGCTGTTCGATGCCGCGTACGTCCTCATCGGACGGCTGACCATCCCTAGGGGGATTCGTGTCTGA
- a CDS encoding betaine/proline/choline family ABC transporter ATP-binding protein (Members of the family are the ATP-binding subunit of ABC transporters for substrates such as betaine, L-proline or other amino acids, choline, carnitine, etc. The substrate specificity is best determined from the substrate-binding subunit, rather than this subunit, as it interacts with the permease subunit and not with substrate directly.) encodes MSETAAGTVEGAREGGGGRDATGATIRLESLSKRYPGSADPAVDSVNMEINAGELVVLVGPSGCGKSTTLKMINRLIEPTGGRIRIGGEDVTHMDPVKLRRKIGYAIQSSGLFPHMTVAQNIGLVPKMVGWSKARVAARIEEMLDLVGLDPGEFHGRYPRQLSGGQQQRVGVARALAADPPVLLMDEPFGAVDPITRDHLQDELIRLQHELHKTIVFVTHDFDEAIKLGDRIAVLREQSHIAQFDTPEAILTNPADDFVSGFVGAGAALKRLNLTRVRDVEITEYPTVTVDDPLQEIFNKVRASGTNEILLLDRRGRPYKWLRRGDLMRARGSLARAGTPVNDTVTRDATLRDALEAVLTDNAGRVVVTGRRGEYTGVVDMETLMNSVQEMLEADRLDAMEHQHELEEARTEQSRHEGSRQEQEGAGGGGEGEA; translated from the coding sequence GTGTCTGAGACAGCAGCAGGGACCGTGGAAGGGGCGCGGGAGGGTGGGGGTGGGCGCGACGCCACCGGGGCCACCATCCGGCTGGAGAGTCTGAGCAAGCGGTATCCGGGGAGCGCCGATCCCGCGGTGGACAGCGTCAACATGGAGATCAACGCCGGTGAGCTGGTGGTGCTGGTCGGGCCCTCCGGGTGCGGGAAGTCCACCACGCTGAAAATGATCAACCGGCTGATCGAGCCCACGGGCGGGCGGATCCGCATCGGAGGCGAGGACGTCACCCACATGGATCCCGTCAAACTGCGACGGAAGATCGGGTACGCCATCCAGTCCTCGGGGCTCTTCCCGCACATGACGGTCGCCCAGAACATCGGGCTCGTGCCGAAGATGGTCGGCTGGTCGAAGGCGCGGGTCGCCGCGCGCATCGAGGAGATGCTCGATCTGGTGGGGCTCGATCCGGGCGAGTTCCACGGGCGGTATCCGCGGCAACTGTCCGGCGGGCAACAGCAGCGGGTGGGCGTGGCGCGGGCGTTGGCCGCCGATCCGCCCGTGCTGCTGATGGACGAGCCGTTCGGTGCCGTCGATCCGATCACTCGTGATCACCTGCAGGACGAGTTGATTCGGCTGCAGCACGAGCTGCACAAGACCATTGTTTTCGTCACGCACGACTTCGACGAGGCCATCAAGCTCGGTGACCGGATCGCGGTGCTGCGCGAGCAGTCGCACATCGCGCAGTTCGACACCCCGGAGGCGATCCTCACCAACCCCGCCGACGACTTCGTGTCCGGGTTCGTGGGCGCCGGTGCCGCCCTGAAGCGGCTGAACCTGACGCGCGTACGGGATGTGGAGATCACCGAGTATCCGACGGTGACCGTCGACGATCCACTGCAGGAGATCTTCAACAAGGTCCGGGCGAGCGGTACGAACGAGATCCTGCTCCTCGACCGGCGGGGGCGGCCCTACAAGTGGCTGCGGCGCGGCGATCTCATGCGGGCCCGGGGCTCGCTGGCCCGCGCCGGCACACCGGTGAACGACACCGTGACCAGGGACGCGACGCTGCGGGACGCGCTGGAGGCCGTGCTCACGGACAATGCGGGGCGGGTCGTGGTGACCGGGCGGCGCGGCGAGTACACCGGCGTGGTGGACATGGAGACGCTGATGAACTCCGTGCAGGAGATGCTGGAGGCCGACCGGCTCGACGCGATGGAGCACCAGCACGAGCTGGAGGAGGCCCGCACCGAGCAGAGCCGCCATGAGGGTTCCCGTCAGGAGCAGGAGGGTGCGGGTGGCGGCGGGGAGGGCGAGGCGTGA
- a CDS encoding ABC transporter permease, which produces MVAAKSPAGRISWLKLTLLPTVLVVGLLCTWLWFRQADLDPLSENALSNGQVWKALRQHIELTVISTFFVLIIAIPLGILLTRGALRKATPVAMTFANMGQATPAIGLLALLVIWLGIGRRAALIGIIAYAVLPVLSNTIAGLKANDPTLLEAARGIGMSPLGVLGRIELPLAVPLILAGVRTALVLNVGTATLATFGGGGGLGVLITTGITNQRMPVLVLGSILTVALALLVDWLASLAELLLSPRGLEAGS; this is translated from the coding sequence GTGGTGGCCGCCAAGTCCCCGGCCGGCAGGATCAGTTGGCTGAAGCTGACCCTTCTGCCGACCGTGCTCGTCGTCGGACTGCTCTGCACCTGGCTCTGGTTCCGCCAGGCGGACCTCGACCCCCTCTCCGAGAACGCGCTCAGCAACGGGCAGGTGTGGAAGGCGCTGCGCCAGCACATCGAGCTGACCGTGATCTCCACCTTCTTCGTGCTGATCATCGCGATTCCGCTGGGCATCCTGCTGACGCGCGGGGCCCTGCGCAAGGCGACCCCGGTGGCCATGACCTTCGCCAACATGGGGCAGGCCACGCCCGCGATCGGGCTGCTGGCCCTGCTGGTGATCTGGCTGGGCATCGGCCGCAGGGCGGCGCTGATCGGCATCATCGCGTACGCCGTCCTGCCCGTCCTGTCCAACACGATCGCCGGGCTGAAGGCGAACGACCCGACGCTCCTGGAGGCCGCCCGGGGAATCGGCATGTCCCCGCTGGGTGTGCTGGGCCGCATCGAACTCCCGCTGGCCGTACCGCTGATCCTGGCCGGCGTACGGACCGCGCTCGTCCTGAACGTGGGCACGGCGACGCTCGCCACGTTCGGCGGAGGCGGCGGTCTGGGCGTGCTGATCACGACCGGGATCACCAATCAGCGGATGCCGGTGCTGGTCCTCGGCTCGATCCTGACCGTCGCACTGGCCCTGCTGGTCGACTGGCTGGCGTCACTGGCCGAGCTGCTGCTCAGCCCGCGCGGACTGGAGGCGGGCTCATGA